In the genome of Natronomonas salina, the window GCCCGGTAGTCCTCGTCGTGGGTCGCCTGGGCCCGCAGCTGGACCATCGCCCGGGTGAACTCGCGGCGGTCCTCCGGCAGCGGCGTCGCCAGCACGTAGTCGAGGATGGCCTCGAGGTGCTCGCGGGGGCCCGCCGCGTCCGGGAACGGCATCGCCGTCCGGAACCGGTCGAGCATGAACGAGAGGAAATCGAGCAGGAGGTCGTCCTTCCCGTCGTAGTGGTGGTAGATGAGCGACTTGCTCTTCGGGAACTCCTCGCCGATTCGCTGGACGGTGAGGTCGGCGTACCCGTGGGTGCAGAGCGCGAGGTAGGTCGCCCGCATGATCTCCTCGCGGGTCCCCTCGGGCGACTCCAGGAACGACTCGACGGCGCGCATTGCCGAATGGGTGTTCGGTCCGGGTCAAATAGGTTCCGTCCTGCCGCCCGCACCCCGGTGGCGTTCGGACGCGACCGACCGCCTCAGGAGGGCTCGATCAGCCCGTAGGTCGACTCCAGGTGCTCGACCATCCAGTCGACGGTGTCGGGGTCGTACGTCCAGAAGCCGTAGAACGACCGGGGTTCGCGCTCCTCGGCGAGCAGCGCGCACTTGTTGACGTCGACGCCGGCACCGTCGTAGACGACGAACCACGAGCGGGCGATCTCGTCGCTCCGCTCGACGTGGATGGTGAGATCGGAGTCGTGCTCGGGGACGGCCCCGTCGGGCGATGCGAAGGCGTGAACCGAGAGGCCACCTCGCTCGGACAGCCGTTGGTAGACTGCGAGTTGGTCTCGGAGGATGGATAGTCGCTGGAAGCCGGCGTACAGCGATCCCGAGCCGATTCGCCAGGCGCGGTCCTCGATCTCCCGGGAGGCGGCGACCATCTGGTCGACGTCGTAGGAGGTGAACAGCGTCTCGTCGAGGTGGTCGAGAACCGGACGGTAGGTCTCAGCCTCGAACTCCGGGGTCGTCCCCTCGCGGCCCAACCCGAGGACGTCGTCGACCGATGCGGCGGTGAGGAATGCATCGTCGTCGGCGAGAACGACGAAGGGCTCGGGGTCGCCGCTCTCCGTCCGGTCTCCGGCCACCGTGAGGTTCCGGTCCCGGAAGCGCTCGCGGACGGCCTCGACGGTCGCCCCGTCGGCGTTGAAGACGGTGAGCGTCTTCTCGTGGGCCTCGACCCCCGCGATGAGTTCGGTGAGCGACATCCTCGCAGGAGGGTCGGTTCTCTCGAGGATAAACCTGTGGTCGAAGGCCGGCCGAGGCCCCGATATAGTCCGTACGGTGATAGAAACCGACGGACTGCAGCGGTGATAATACACCTATATCATTATTAATCCGTGCGAATCCCTCGCAAACTCTTTACTTTCGGGGTCCGAAGCTATCGGAAGGCGCCCGGCCGGGGCGCAGTGATACACATGACTGAGGAACTCGCCTGGCGGATCGCGGGTGGCTCTGGCGACGGGATCGACTCCACCAGCCAGAACTTCGCGAAGGCACTGATGCGCTCGGGGCTGCACGTCTTCACCCACAGACACTACCCGTCGCGGATCCGCGGCGGCCACACGTACGTCGAGGTCCGGGCGGACGAGGAGCCCGTCGAGTCGCGGGGGGACGGCTACAACTTCCTGCTGGCGCTCGGGGACTCCTTCGCCCGGAACCCGAAGGAGGAGGCCTACTACGGCAACGAGGAGGTGAAGCCGCTGGCCGAGAACCTCGACGAGCTCCGGGAGGGCGGCGTCAT includes:
- a CDS encoding TetR/AcrR family transcriptional regulator, with product MRAVESFLESPEGTREEIMRATYLALCTHGYADLTVQRIGEEFPKSKSLIYHHYDGKDDLLLDFLSFMLDRFRTAMPFPDAAGPREHLEAILDYVLATPLPEDRREFTRAMVQLRAQATHDEDYRAHFTRHDRFVVDSLEAIIDRGVAAGHFRPVDAEAVAAFLLVTFNGSMLQQVTSEPTSGSAVRDELDAYLQAVLLADD
- a CDS encoding DICT sensory domain-containing protein, which produces MSLTELIAGVEAHEKTLTVFNADGATVEAVRERFRDRNLTVAGDRTESGDPEPFVVLADDDAFLTAASVDDVLGLGREGTTPEFEAETYRPVLDHLDETLFTSYDVDQMVAASREIEDRAWRIGSGSLYAGFQRLSILRDQLAVYQRLSERGGLSVHAFASPDGAVPEHDSDLTIHVERSDEIARSWFVVYDGAGVDVNKCALLAEEREPRSFYGFWTYDPDTVDWMVEHLESTYGLIEPS